A window of the Bombina bombina isolate aBomBom1 chromosome 3, aBomBom1.pri, whole genome shotgun sequence genome harbors these coding sequences:
- the CD164L2 gene encoding CD164 sialomucin-like 2 protein encodes MMRIYCALVFISSALSLCRAEACSHLGSCISCMEGEPALNISCKWITCGPSENSSCISHEKQPEELCRISNTSSMCTVPEKISTEMSPEDGPEPPASSHPVFHTGSFIGGGLLVIILQVIGYFVLRSLRGTERDYQTMEDASQ; translated from the exons ATGATGAGGATCTACTGTGCTCTTGTCTTCATCTCTTCAGCACTTTCCCTCTGCCGTGCAG AAGCCTGCAGCCATTTGGGGTCCTGTATTAGCTGTATGGAAGGGGAGCCAGCTCTAAACatctcctgcaaatggataacttgTGGACcctcag AAAATAGCAGCTGTATCTCCCATGAGAAGCAACCGGAAGAATTATGCCGAATATCAAACACAAGCAGCATGTGCACAG TACCAGAGAAAATTTCGACCGAGATGTCTCCAGAGG ATGGTCCAGAGCCTCCTGCTTCCAGTCATCCAGTCTTCCATACAGGCAGCTTCATTGGTGGAGGTCTCTTGGTTATTATATTACAAGTCATTGGATACTTTGTCTTGAGAAGCCTGCGAGGAACTGAGAGAGACTACCAGACCAT